AAGTCACTCGTAAATGATGGCTCGATCAAAACTCAACTCAGCTTAAAGTTAACTGAACTCAAATTGAGTTAATTAGAAATCAAATCAAACTTAAGTCTAATCATTACTATCTCGATGGCTCGTCCAACCAAATGagccaataataataatatattaatttatttattaaaataataaaataataaaaaaaaaattcaatcttACTCGTAATTAAACATCAAACTCAAATTTAACTCTACGTGCTCGAGCGAATTCAAGTTGAGCCAATATAAATTGAGTTGAGCCTAGGCCTCGTTTACAGCCTAAAatgaataatattaataaaaataagtggcaaaatatttttttttaatcttaccattgaaaatattaatatttaaagATCATAGTTGATTTAATTGGAATTTCCAGAGATAGAAAATTGGCTATTTAATATTTGttataataaataaatcaatttaaataaaaatactataaataaaataaaaaaaatacatattgaTTGATTATATTTTCAATAATATCAATTACATAATGGACAAACAATAAATGTTCTAAAGATTTATCTTTCAAGTAATCTAACAAAATCTTACATAAGATTTTGCATAAAACATCATCAAGAAATAAAATGGATTATGATTAATTCTTTtaacatgtaaaaaaaaaaaggaaaataaaatcacAACTTATAGCATCACATGAATCCATGACTTGTGAATCAGTCTACATTTCCTACAATCCAAAAAGACATTtatgagggaaaagagagaagaaaatatACAGTCATCTTCGAATGAGTCGATCTTAAGATTCTTAAGGTAGCTGAGGAGTCGAGATGGATCAAGTTAAATGTCGCCCTGGGACTTGTAACTCCTTCAAAGCTGTGACTAACCAGTCGAGTCCTTCGTAGAGACCATCCCCGGCGAGGGCACAGGTTCCCTGGATGTGCCATGTTCGGTTCCGCAGATCGTAAAGACCCAACCCTTCGGATACCTCCATTGGCGTCATTGCACCTTTCTGAATGAGATAAGACAGTTATAAGCATTGTGAATCTATCAAGATAGATGGTTTGTTTCTCAAATACGCGAATAACTTGAAAATCTTAAAGCCACAATTGTATAGTCATGATTCAACATACATAATAATAAAAGCCATACGAAATGAaaaataccacttgttaggagcTCGCCAATCTACATAATATGAAGCATTTGGTATTTGAACATTCTAACGCATAGAAAATAACCTCCTAAAGGGGCAGAATAACGCATATTTTTGCGATGTGGAATGTGGTCTCTTGTTTAAAATACATAGTACAACTGTGTAGACTGCTTTCTAGAACATTAGATGATGGATAAAGAAATTACAGAAGAATAACTTAAGAAAAGTAAATTTTGGCACAGACACGAGGTTGATCCAAAGAGCAACCGACATACAAGGGAAGAATTGGCCAGAGAATTTCAACAATTATCGTGAGATTTGCATGAAGCATTTACAAAATAGTACAGTTGAGACTTGAAAACAAACTGTCAGGATAACCTTAATATCTATGAGGTATGTTTTTACTAAACAGGTAGAATTCACCTCTCTGTTCCCCTTTAAAAAATAGATAAACAGCAAAAGATAACCAAACTAAAAGCTTATGCTTGCAATATAAATAATCTATTAAATTAAGAATGGCATCATGAAAATTAGGATACAAACATACCAAGTCCTGCTTATTGGCAAATACTAATATGACACTGTTCAACATGAATGGATCGCGGATAATAGTCTGAAAGAAGTATTATGAAGCAATTATTAGAATTTTGAGAAGAAAAAGAGCCAAATTACAACTACATTCTAAATAATCATACTCTATACCTGAAATTCTTCTCTAGCTTTTCCGATCCTTTCCCTATCCAACGAATCCACAACATAGATCTAAAAGCAATGCATCAAAAAAATAACATTGAAAATAATTAGTGATTAGTCTAATGTGGAGCGAGTCTGTGACAATGTAAGCTAAAATTATGTTAACCAATAAATAAATGAAACTAAAGGGAACATAGTTATAATTCCTTGAAATTGGAGAGAACCTTGATGTCCTGTAAGATTGATTATTAGTACCCAGGACATCAATCACTAATAGCCAAGCTACTTCCAAGGGCAAGATTGCATATCAAGAACCTTCTCTCTTGCACCGAATGTGGGAATCTAATCTACTGCAGTTTTACTGTTGTAATAATTTACGATCACATGTATCTTTCTCAAAGATATTGATGGTCATGGTATAAGCAGAGCCACATAGGAGGCCTTGAATGCCCTAATTTCTATTGTGTTTCATTCATCATATCATTTTTTTCTACAGTTCATAAATTTCCAACATACAAGTTTGATCCCAACAGAAGTACAGCTGAGAGTACCAGCAACTTAACAACTGACTGAAGGATCTCTAAATAGTAAGCAACAAAATATGGGCAATCATAGGATGGTTAGTCATCCAGAAATCATTgataaaaacaagtaaaaattaaACCAATTTCAACACCGAACCATAATAGACAAAAACACATTCAATATTATGTTGccgtaaaaaaatttcaaattgaaaaGAAGCAATATTTAGGGCTTAAAATGACCACGTTGCTTAAGTAATGACATATTACCAGTGCATCAGTGTTGCTAAAGTAATGCCTCCATAAAggccttaatttttcttgtccacCAACATCCCAGACTGTAAATACCACATTTTTATACTGGACCTTCTCCACATTGAAGCCTAAAGAATAGATAAAAGGCATTATATTGCCAATAATGCACTAGATGTTGGATATTCTCTCAAACTTTATGTTCTAAATAACAAAACAATAATCATATCAGATATCATCAGTATGCATTGAATAAAAAAATACTCAGACTCgaatatcaattaattaattaaatgaaaagAGGCCTAGGCATAATATTTTTATATCAAGAGCCGAAGACGTAGCAAAGATACAAGTTGCAAACTTATTTACTTTAGTTACCAGTATAATTTTGATATCAACCTAACAAAAGTTATACAACAAAATGAAAGTGGCAAGATATAAAATTCATGTAGCTGGCCCCAAAATAGTTGAGACTAAATGCTAGATGTTGTGGTGAAATGTCATGTTACTCTGAAGATTCAATAGAGATCATCAAGTATCTAAAATGTTCAAACCAAAATATAAAGCcaaaagttaaaaaataaaaataagaccaaaaggaaaggaaaaaaaaaatagaatcaaCTTATGAAAATAATAACAAACATGAGTTAGTGGTCATTTGAATAGAAATATGTGAACTTTCACTAGTATACTTTGCAGGTACCAGCTGGTCTTGATATTTGTACGTATGCAAATGCGAGTGTCTTAAACTAAAAAATCAATTTGTTCACCTCCAACGCATTCtagattattaattattaatattttcattaaaAATTTGATTACAAAATAAAGAGATTTTAGTTATGTTGGTTCACCTTCCTATAATCACAACATGAATTATTGAAGGAATTGGATAATCAAAGCCATTTAATAATTCAAAGCCTTCATTAATTTGAGATAAGAGCAAGTTAACATTCGATATTTATCTTTCATAATATTCATCGGATAGCATGgttgaaaggaaattttgattaaagaaaaataactcGCTTCTCTCTGTTTTGTGTTTTCCataattttgtaatttatttCTTTGGGAAAAAGGACAGTTGATAAGTGAATCTTCTTTCAAAATAGAGTAAATTAAAGAAGCACAAATTAGAATGTATTTTAGAAGCATTACTGCGGACCAGGCATGCGGGTCTTGCTTTTGGCTTGTGTTTTCTAGTAGGGAAGGAAGAAACAAGGGAAATAAAGAGGGCAGGGTGAAAATTTATAGcagaaacattaaaaaaaaaatatttccatacTTTGTATTACTTTGGAGGGAAGGCATGAAGTAGACTTCTTACGATTTCCTTGGACAGAAGGAAATAGAAAGggaaacttaaacttcaaaatattACTGACAGTGCATGCGAATATTGCTTCCTGGGCCAAATGGAGCAATAACATTTTTTGTTCAAATTGGGAAAAGGTTCCCAAATCCTTTCCTCCCACCCATCATTTTCATCAAAGGAAACAGCAATATATGGTGGCTGGGAGATCATTCTGGTTTATACCATGTTACTTCCTTATGTGTTTGCTTCCTTCATAGGAAATACAAACTTAGATTTGTGGCATAGCATAGCAATACGTAACTGANNNNNNNNNNNNNNNNNNNNNNNNNNNNNNNNNNNNNNNNNNNNNNNNNNNNNNNNNNNNNNNNNNNNNNNNNNNNNNNNNNNNNNNNNNNNNNNNaaataaaaactgaatcagtAAATCTTTACTCAttcaattattattaaaaaaacaatttcattttcaattaaaTCTatcattatttaaaaaattgattaatttaatttttatcaaattaattgatattttatgagtttgatttatttaatttttattaaaaaaatttgatcaattcaGTCATATGTAATCTAAATCCTAGATAATCTAAACAGTAGGTGAAAGTGTAAAAACAAgtattaaaatagaaaaaaaaaaattattgagaaaaagCATATCATGATGTTTACTCTCTCGAGATCACTCGCCGGTCGATGTGGTGCCGAAACCTCTACCACGGAGGGATAAGAAAGAAGGACTTGACTACAAATTTGTGATAAAAAGTGGCTATATTCATCTCTAGCATTCATCAGCTTGCTCCATGATTCATGATGAATATGAAGGAGATAAATCATAATGACTGAGAAGGCAAGTGATAGATAGGATGAGCTTGGATTACAAATTTGTTAGAGCAAAAGGGATGATATCGGCCAACTGAATTTAGAATCGACGATCATAAAAAGATATAAATAAGTAAATTATAAGAGCATTTTGCCCGACTACAAATACAAAAAATGATAAACCTAGCTAGATCTAGATAAAAATGATAAACTCAAATAGCCCTGGGTGATCAATCTaacataaaacaaaatttccactAATCATCTGGGAAAATCGAGAAGCGCTTGTGATAGGTGGTCCAGAAACCTAACATCCTTTAATTGTACatctcatttggagaaaaaaaatgataaactcaGCTAGCCCTAGGTGATTGACTCGGTCCCATGAAATTTTTCCATCGACCATCAGTTCCAAAGTTTAACATCCTTTGGTTGCATGTCCCGTTTAGAGAATAAATTCATATACCTAAGGATCAAACTACGAGTAtctaaatgataatttaaatatcctataattacatTATAGCTCTGGAAGCGTTTGACTACGAATCAAAAGGCTTCACCAAGGAgcctaattaatttataaaaaagaaTTAATTTAGATGGattgataaatataaaattaattgcaAATTTTAGTACGAATTTATTttgtgtatttaataaatacaaaatgaattttcaaaattgataTGAAATCTGAAAAAATTTAAAAGCAATAGATTTTGGTtattagttaaaaatttatttagattcaATAATTGTGAGAAAAAAATAACAAGgaatttagtaaaattttaaaataacaaaCTAAATAATTATGATAActcatatataaatatatatattggaTAAGTAAATACCacgtttgataaatatagatttgtGTCCCTCCATAAATTCTTTCGCTATTGCACCCTGAcccacttttttattttttaatcaagaaTTGCCCGTAATATAATTATGATATGATCGTTGTCATAATCCTATCATAATTAGTTAGcatcttttttaatttatctttctatttaaattataatttaaattaagataGATAGTCAGAGACCATCCTTTACTCGGAGCCTGGCAACTCGGCCACTCAGCCATTTATCCATTTTCGACAACCTCCGATCACCTACCTTGATATAATCTAAATGAGAAGGTAAACCCAGTAAAAATTTATAACTAATTGCAACTGAATTATAATGGTAACCTCACCATAATTATACTATAAACCATATAAAAAACACGTAAACTAGAGGATCCTCTCTCATCTATCTATCCCTCATCAAATATTCAAGCTCTCTGTATAAGATATATCAAAATTGATGTTACAAAATGTCTTTAGATTCAAGCTGAATGGTGTCACAGTATAATATCCTACtgagattaaatttttttttctcaaaatttgttTTCAGTCTCTCATacagttaatatattttataaataatcAAGTGATATTTATATTTTCTTCCTGCCGTAGTAAAAAAAACTATATATGTGAATTAGGAATACAATTAAGTCAAGCCACTGGTAAGCCACGGCTCAATCAAAACTCAACTGAAACTTAAAGATAACTGAACTCGAATTGATTTAATTAGAAATCGAATCCAACTTAAAcctaattattattatttcaatGGCTCGCCAAGTTAAATGaactaataataatatatatttttataatatataatatattaatttatttattaaaaaactaaaaaatttcaATCTGACTCGTAATTAAACATCAAACTCAAGTTTATCTACGTGCTCGAGCGAATTCAAGTTGAGCCCATATAAATTGAGTTGAACCTAGGCTGGCTTAACTCGTTTACAGCCTAAAatgaataatattaataaaaataagtggcaaattttttttttttttaattttaccattgaaaatattaatatttaaagATCATAGTTGATTTAATTGGAATGTCCATAGATAGAAAATTGACTATTTAATATTTGttataataaataaatcaattaaaataaaaatactataaataaaataaaacatacatATTGATTGATTATATTTTCAATAATATCAATTACATAATGGACAAACAATAAATGTTCTAAAGATTTATCTTTCAAGTAATCTAACAAAATCTTCCATAAGATTTTGCACAAAACATCATCAAGAAATAAAATGGATTATGATTAATTCTTTTAACatgtaaaaaaaaaggaaaataaaatcacAACTTATAGCATCACATGAATCCATGACTTGTGAATCAGTCTACATTTCCTACAATCCAAAAAGACATTTATgggggaaaagagaggagaaaatatACAGTCATCTTCGAATGAGTCAATCTTAAGATTCTTAAGGTAGCTGAGGAGTCGAGATGGATCAAGTTAAATGTCGCCCTGGGACTTGTAACTCCTTCAAAGCTGTGACTAACCAGTCGAGTCCTTCGTAGAGACCATCCCCGGCGAGGGCACAGGTTCCCTGGATGTGCCATGTTCGGTTCCGCAGATCGTAAAGACCCAACCCTTCGGATACCTCCATTGGCGTCATTGCACCTTTCTGAATGAGATAAGACAGTTATAAGCATTGTGAATCTATCAAGATAGATGGTTTGTTTCTCAAATACGCGAATAACTTGAAAATCTTAAAGCCACAATTGTATAGTCATGATTCAACATACATAATAATAAAAGACATACGAAATGAaaaataccacttgttaggagcTCGCCAATCTACATAATATGAAGCATTTGGTATTTGAACATTCTAACGCATAGACAATAACCTCCTAAAGGGGCAGAATAATGCATATGCGATGTGGAATGTGGTCTCTTGTTTAAAATACATAGTGCAACTGTGTAGACTGCTTTCTAGAACATTAGATGACGGATAAAGAAATTACAAAAGAATAACTTAAGAAAAGTAAATTTTGGCACAGACACGAGGTTGATCCAAAGAGCAACTGACATACAAGGGAAGAATTGGCCAGAGAATTTCAACAATTATCGTGAGATTTGCATGAAGCATTTACAAAATAGTACAGTTGAGACTTGAAAACAAACTGTCAGGATAACCTTAATATCTATGAGGTATGTTTTTACTAAACAGGTAGAATTCACCTCTCTGTTCCCCTTTAAAAAATAGATAAACAGCAAAAGATAACCAAACTAAAAGCTTATGCTTGCAATATAAATAATCTATTAAATTAAGAATGACATCATGAAAATTAGGATACAAACATACCAAGTCCTGCTTATTGGCAAATACTAATATGACACTGTTCAACATGAATGGATCGCGGATAATAGTCTGAAAGAAGTATTATGAAGTAATTATTAGAATTTTGTGAAGAAAAAGAGCCAAATTACAACTACATTCTAAATCATCATACTCTATACCTGAAATTCTTCTCTAGCTTTTCCGATCCTTTCCCTATCCAACGAATCCACAACATAGATCTAAAAGCAATGCATCAAAAAAACAACATTGAAAATAATTAATGATTAGTCTAATGTGGAGCGAGTCTGTGACAAtgtaaactaaaattatgttaacCAATAAATAAATGAAACTAAAGGGAACATAGTTATAATTACTTGAAATTGGAGAGAACCTTGATGTCCTGTAAGATTGATTATTAGTACCCAGGACATCAATCACTAATAGCCAAGCTACTTCCAAGGGCAAGAATGCATATCAAGAACCTTCTCTCTTGCACCAAATGTGGGAATCTAATCTACTGCAGCTTTACTATTGTGATAATTTATGATCACATGTATCTTTCTCAAAGATATTGATGGTCATGGTATAAGCAGAGCCACATAGGAGGCCTTGAATGCCCTAATTTCTATTGTGTTTCATTCATCATATCATTTTTTCTACAGTTCATAAATTTCCAACATACAAGTTTGATCCCAACAGAAGTCCAGCTGAGAGTACCAGCAACTTAACAACTGACTGAAGGATCTCTAAATAGTAAGCAACAAAATATGGGCAATCATAGGATGGTTAGTCATCCAGAAATCATTgataaaaacaagtaaaaattaaACCAATTTCAACACCGAACCATAATAGACAAAAACACATTCAATATTATGTTGccgtaaaaaaatttcaaattgaaaaGAAGCAATATTTAGGGCTTAAAATGACCACGTTGCTTAAGTAATGACATATTACCAGTGCATCAGTGTTGCTAAAGTAATGCCTCCATAAAggccttaatttttcttgtccacCAACATCCCAGACTGTAAATACCACATTTTTATACTGGACCTTCTCCACATTGAAGCCTAAAGAATAGATAAAAGGCATTATATTGCCAATAATGCACTAGATGTTGGATATTCTCTCAAACTTTATGTTCTAAATAACAAAACAATAATCATATCAGATATCATCAGTATGCATTGAATAAAAAAATACTCAGACTCgaatatcaattaattaattaaatgaaaagAGGCCTAGGCATAATATTTTTATATCAAGAGCCGAAGGCATAGCAAAGATACAAGTTGCAAACTTATTTACTTTAGTTACCAGTATAATTTTGATATCAACCTAACAAAAGTTATACAACAAAATGAAAGTGGCAAGATATAAAATTCATGTAGCTGGCCCCAAAATAGTTGAGACTAAATGCTAGATGTTGTGGTGAAATGTCATGTTACTCTGAAGATTCAATAGAGATCATCAAGTATCTAAAATGTTCAAACCAAAATATAAAGCcaaaagttaaaaaataaaaataagaccaaaaggaaaggaaaaaaaaaatagaatcaaCTTATGAAAATAATAACAAACATGAGTTAGTGGTCATTTGAATAGAAATATGTGAACTTTCACTAGTATACTTTGCAGGTACCAGCTGGTCTTGATATTTGTACGTATGCAAATGCGAGTGTCTTAAACTAAAAAATCAATTTGTTCACCTCCAACGCATTCtagattattaattattaatattttcattaaaAATTTGATTACAAAATAAAGAGATTTTAGTTATGTTGGTTCACCTTCCTATAATCACAACATGAATTATTGAAGGAATTGGATAATCAAAGCCATTTAATAATTCAAAGCCTTCATTAATTTGAGATAAGAGCAAGTTAACATTCGATATTTATCTTTCATAATATTCATCGGATAGCATGgttgaaaggaaattttgattaaagaaaaataactcGCTTCTCTCTGTTTTGTGTTTTCCataattttgtaatttatttCTTTGGGAAAAAGGACAGTTGATAAGTGAATCTTCTTTCAAAATAGAGTAAATTAAAGAAGCACAAATTAGAATGTATTTTAGAAGCATTACTGCGGACCAGGCATGCGGGTCTTGCTTTTGGCTTGTGTTTTCTAGTAGGGAAGGAAGAAACAAGGGAAATAAAGAGGGCAGGGTGAAAATTTATAGcagaaacattaaaaaaaaaatatttccatacTTTGTATTACTTTGGAGGGAAGGCATGAAGTAGACTTCTTACGATTTCCTTGGACAGAAGGAAATAGAAAGggaaacttaaacttcaaaatattACTGACAGTGCATGCGAATATTGCTTCCTGGGCCAAATGGAGCAATAACATTTTTTGTTCAAATTGGGAAAAGGTTCCCAAATCCTTTCCTCCCACCCATCATTTTCATCAAAGGAAACAGCAATATATGGTGGCTGGGAGATCATTCTGGTTTATACCATGTTACTTCCTTATGTGTTTGCTTCCTTCATAGGAAATACAAACTTAGATTTGTGGCATAGCATACGCCTCCATGTAAATTTGATTTTTTGTGTAATATAATTAGATTTTGTTGTCATTTGATGAATCTTAGTATATTGTGGTAATATTCAAAAACAATCTATGAGTAAGAGAGCCTAGCAATGTACTAAGATCTAGCTTAGAgtaagttaaattattaaatagaTTGAGTTGTAATCGTGGATTAAAATCTCGAGTCATTTCTCTCAATACAACAACACGGGTGAAACATCTTGTTCCGCCTGTGGACTGGCACCAGCACATGGTGTCGGCCCACCGGACGTGTCGCGCGGGCCGACAATCCGTCTGAACGCGTCACGTAAGCTCAATGACGTGTCTGTGTGGCATGACTACGATTGTGTCACACAAACATGACAACATCGCCAAGCTTGGAGATGAGCCCGGACGCGTCGCACGAGCCCAATGACGCGTCCAGACGAGTCACCGGGCTCACCTGGGCCCGACATGAGTCAGACATAGCGTGGGCCGAGCGTGCTCATGGTTGTCGTGAATCAGAACAATGCATCCGGATGAGTCACGCAAGCCCAACGACGCATTCGAACTCATCGCGGATGGCCACGGTCGTCGTGGAGCAGGCAGAGGATGAGGAGCTTTTACCTTAGAGTTTGATTAAATACTTtagctaataaatttaattaactcctagctatgattgagataatttaagaagacttaattaaaacctaataaaattataccattatatatatatatatattattttttaaaaatatttagattaagttttttatttttagttaatatattttatatttaaaaaataccaaaaCTATATCGACACAGTACGATACAGTATCGAAATTGTATCGTTCTGATCCAAAACTGAAACATCAACACGGCTTGAGATTTTAAACATGGTTGTAATAA
The genomic region above belongs to Zingiber officinale cultivar Zhangliang chromosome 11A, Zo_v1.1, whole genome shotgun sequence and contains:
- the LOC122032905 gene encoding ADP-ribosylation factor-like, translating into MPFIYSLGFNVEKVQYKNVVFTVWDVGGQEKLRPLWRHYFSNTDALIYVVDSLDRERIGKAREEFQTIIRDPFMLNSVILVFANKQDLKGAMTPMEVSEGLGLYDLRNRTWHIQGTCALAGDGLYEGLDWLVTALKELQVPGRHLT
- the LOC122032289 gene encoding ADP-ribosylation factor-like, producing MGQAFRKLFDRFFGPVEMRVAMLGLDAAGKTTILYKLHIGEVLSTVPTIGFNVEKVQYKNVVFTVWDVGGQEKLRPLWRHYFSNTDALIYVVDSLDRERIGKAREEFQTIIRDPFMLNSVILVFANKQDLKGAMTPMEVSEGLGLYDLRNRTWHIQGTCALAGDGLYEGLDWLVTALKELQVPGRHLT